From Mastacembelus armatus chromosome 13, fMasArm1.2, whole genome shotgun sequence, one genomic window encodes:
- the LOC113122167 gene encoding oleosin GRP-17, with protein MATTEGSAAPVVQEDGKTPESKPTETEQPAKNANAETVNNEVVDKDGAAVNSEVVDNKETVNHDTAAAAGTEEGEEVASGEAPPPQSSENVSSAEPKTSFLDSFLNKSGLGKVMGGRKKKEQSTAAGGGEENAAEGGEKEGEKGAEEAAAPEGGAEGGAEGEVAIEKAPQNVEKEEEKKGEKGKPAEAKSTVRDLIRKPVARIFSHRSTEKKDGTTAEPQKQVKVRSKSLDRLEDPEALNTTADSTTEEGGGAGGEEGGAEGEQKASSSAATKHMKRWHSFKKLMAQKAHKKSGGGGEDGKEDGAEGGEGGGGDSSTLDSKESGQKRWKLKRSWTFQGLKRDPSMVGISSKAKSSDKDSADTSKPEEAEAGEEEGEEAKAEGGTEEAKTEGGEEEKATAGGGMVTQHANEIWTSFKKRVIPKSKRANTECAPSGEDDVTAAGEEGAADEGKDGKSAKAKRSHFGRAVSLKNFILRKGKSTSVDLGEGAKEEEEPAEGREAAAEEAADNEDATATEEANDKDAAAAEETPVEETSGEVIKEAEKAPAEAPVTNGENGCSNGTAEENATHNHQEDEKMTGSSPVKKSKETGGIKEETNAKIINSTVAVNSDKKAGNV; from the exons ATGGCGACGACAGAGGGCAGTGCGGCCCCAGTGGTCCAGGAAGACGGGAAAACCCCTGAGAGTAAGCCAACGGAGACTGAGCAACCAgctaaaaatgcaaatgcagagACTGTCAACAATGAGGTTGTCGATAAAGATGGTGCCGCTGTCAACAGCGAGGTGGTTGATAACAAAGAGACTGTGAACCACGACACAGCGGCGGCGGCAGGAactgaggaaggagaggaagtaGCGAGCGGAGAGGCACCACCTCCTCAAAGCtcagaaaatgtttcttctgCTGAGCCCAAAACCTCGTTCCTGGACTCCTTCCTCAACAAGAGTGGCCTGGGGAAGGTGATGGGtggaaggaagaagaaagagcaaAGCACAgcggcaggaggaggagaggaaaatgcagctgagggaggagagaaagagggagaaaaaggagctGAGGAGGCTGCAGCACCTgagggaggagcagagggaggtgCAGAAGGAGAGGTAGCAATAGAGAAAGCTCCACAAAAtgtggagaaggaggaggagaagaaaggagagaagggCAAACCTGCAGAGGCTAAATCCACAGTTCGAGACCTTATCAGGAAACCAGTGGCAAGGATCTTCTCCCATCGCAGTACAGAGAAGAAGGACGGCACCACAGCAGAACCCCAGAAACAAGTAAAAGTCCGCTCCAAGTCTCTGGACCGGCTGGAAGATCCAGAAGCACTTAACACCACTGCAGACTCTAccacagaggagggaggaggagcaggaggagaagagggaggtgCAGAAGGAGAGCAGAAAGCCTCTTCCTCAGCAGCAACCAAGCACATGAAGCGCTGGCACTCCTTCAAGAAGCTCATGGCTCAGAAGGCCCACAAgaagagtggaggaggaggagaggatgggaAGGAGGATGGAGCGGAGGGTGGAGAAGGAGGCGGTGGAGACTCCTCCACGCTGGACTCCAAGGAGTCAGGCCAGAAGAGGTGGAAGCTGAAACGCTCCTGGACCTTCCAGGGCCTGAAGAGGGACCCATCCATGGTTGGCATCAGCAGCAAGGCTAAGAGCTCCGACAAAGACTCCGCAGACACCTCAAAGCCAGAGGAGGCAGAagcaggagaagaggagggagaagaggctAAAGCAGAAGGAGGAACAGAAGAGGCCAAGACGGAggggggggaggaggagaaggcaACAGCAGGAGGTGGGATGGTGACGCAGCACGCCAATGAGATCTGGACCTCTTTCAAGAAACGTGTCATCCCCAAGTCCAAACGAGCCAACACAGAGTGCGCCCCCAGCGGGGAAGACGACGTCACCGCTGCAG GTGAGGAGGGGGCAGCGGACGAGGGCAAAGATGGGAAGTCAGCCAAGGCCAAGCGCTCACATTTTGGCCGCGCAGTTTCCCTGAAGAACTTCATCCTGCGGAAGGGCAAGTCCACCAGCGTAGACCTGGGTGAGGGCgccaaggaggaggaggagcctgCAGAGGGCAGAGAAGCAGCGGCGGAGGAAGCAGCCGATAACGAAGATGCCACAGCAACCGAGGAGGCCAATGACAAagatgcagcagctgctgaggagACACCGGTGGAGGAGACCAGCGGGGAGGTGataaaggaggcagagaaggCGCCAGCTGAAGCTCCGGTCACCAATGGAGAGAATGGCTGCTCCAATGGCACAGCAGAGGAGAATGCCACACACAATCACCAGGAGGACGAGAAGATGACGGGGAGTAGCCCCGTGAAGAAGAGCAAGGAGACCGGAGGAATAAAAGAGGAGACCAACGCCAAGATCATCAACTCCACGGTGGCTGTGAACAGCG ACAAAAAGGCGGGAAACGTGTGA
- the LOC113125614 gene encoding transmembrane protein 87A isoform X2: MSRSAGLGPAVPGFWSSVLLLVLAVLNGPVGAVSEKGKWILDVDNDMLKKQMYFYFTKTLFNNSFIHLKLVSETCDASFPVELKVSWYLRSSHCYDEIFSLDETRAASYFNSTEVRQGGGSGFYVYQEYNIICRPPIDPNMFGLDQFKTKTRLTELPPKQPPTDKTPGRRRRKLEPPKPKKAAAVEKEHVSTETGKASVPSKKGPAHPLFDAVANSWEDGPYMFILKIKELKDKSRVPDPASPPAPWSLRLQISMNGPHDYISASEWPLMLFYMVMCIMYVLLAVLWLVLSACYWRDLLRIQFWIGGVIFLGMLEKAVYYAEFQSIRYDGLSVYGAVVFAEVLSAVKRTLARVLVIIASLGYGIVKPRLGALLHRVVGVGLLYMIFSVVEGILRVNAAEDDVVLLAAIPLAVLDSTLCWWIFVSLAQTMKLLRLRRNVVKLSLYRHFTNTLIFAVIASVIFIIWTTKTFRMSKCQSDWRELWIADAFWRFLFSIILLVIMFLWRPSANNQRYAFSPLVDEESEEEEKEPMINEAFEGMKMRGMKNETNGTAKANKVDEDLKWVEENIPSSMADVALPPLLDSDEEAMTTKFEMSKME, translated from the exons ATGTCGAGATCTGCGGGTCTAGGACCAGCCGTGCCGGGATTCTGGTCCTCGgtactgctgctggtgctggctGTGCTGAACGGGCCGGTTGGCGCCGTGTCTGAAAAGGGGAAATGGATTCTGGACGTCGACAAT GACATGCTGAAGAAGCAGATGTACTTCTACTTCACCAAAACTCTGTTCAACAACAGCTTCATCCATCTCAAAT TGGTGTCAGAGACCTGTGACGCATCATTCCCTGTTGAGCTGAAGGTGTCCTGGTATCTGAGAAGCTCCCACTGCTATGACGAAATCTTCAGCCTGGAC GAGACACGAGCAGCGAGTTACTTCAACTCGACAGAGGTCAGACAAGGAGGAGGCAGTGGGTTCTATGTTTACCAGGAGTACAACATCATCTGTCGACCGCCCATCGATCCCAACATG TTTGGCCTGGATCAGTTTAAGACGAAGACACGACTGACAGAGCTGCCACCGAAACAG CCGCCCACAGACAAGACTCCAGGCAGGAGGAGACGGAAGCTGGAACCTCCAAAACCAAAGAAg gctgCTGCGGTGGAGAAAGAACATGTttcaacagaaacaggaaaagccTCTGTGCCTTCTAAAAAG GGGCCTGCTCATCCTCTGTTCGACGCGGTGGCAAACAGCTGGGAGGACGGACCCTACATGTTCATCCTGAAGATCAAAGAGCTGAAAGACAAGAGTCGAGTCCCTGATCCCGCGAGCCCCCCTGCACCCTGGAGCCTGAGGC tgCAGATCAGTATGAATGGTCCTCATGACTACATATCTGCCTCTGAGTGGCCCCTGATGTTg ttCTACATGGTGATGTGCATCATGTATGTGCTGCTGGCTGTGTTGTGGTTGGTGCTGTCGGCCTGTTACTGGAGGGACCTGCTCAGGATCCAGTTCTGGATCGGAGGGGTGATCTTCCTGGGCATGTTGGAGAAAGCTGTTTACTACGCTGAGTTCCAGAGCATCAGATATGACGGCTTGTCAG TGTACGGAGCTGTGGTGTTTGCTGAGGTGCTCTCTGCGGTGAAGAGGACTCTGGCCAGGGTCTTGGTGATCATCGCCAGTCTGGGATACGGCATCGTCAA GCCCAGACTTGGTGCTTTGCTCCACAGAGTAGTCGGAGTTGGCCTGCTCTACATGATCTTCTCTGTTGTGGAGGGAATCCTACGGGTCAATGCT GCTGAAGATGATGTAGTTCTCCTGGCTGCTATTCCTCTGGCTGTGCTCGACTCTACTCTCTGCTGGTGG ATCTTTGTGAGTCTGGCTCAGACCATGAAATTGCTGAGGCTGAGGAGGAACGTGGTGAAGCTCTCCCTCTACAGACACTTCACCAACACACTCATCTTTGCTGTAATAG CGTCGGTCATCTTCATCATTTGGACAACCAAGACCTTCAGGATGTCTAAATGTCAGTCT gactGGAGGGAGCTGTGGATAGCTGACGCCTTCTGGCGCTTCTTGTTTTCCATCATCCTATTGGTCATCATGTTCCTATGGAGACCATCGGCCAATAACCAGAG GTATGCCTTCAGTCCACTGGTGGATGAGgaaagtgaggaagaggagaaggagccCATGATAAACGAGGCGTTCG AGGGGATGAAGATGAGGGGCATGAAGAATGAGACCAACGGTACAGCCAAAGCCAACAAAGTG GACGAGGATTTGAAGTGGGTTGAAGAGAACATCCCGTCCTCCATGGCAGATGT CGCCCTGCCCCCCCTGCTGGACTCTGATGAG GAAGCCATGACGACGAAGTTTGAGATGTCCAAGATGGAGTGA
- the LOC113125614 gene encoding transmembrane protein 87A isoform X3 — MSRSAGLGPAVPGFWSSVLLLVLAVLNGPVGAVSEKGKWILDVDNDMLKKQMYFYFTKTLFNNSFIHLKLVSETCDASFPVELKVSWYLRSSHCYDEIFSLDETRAASYFNSTEVRQGGGSGFYVYQEYNIICRPPIDPNMFGLDQFKTKTRLTELPPKQPPTDKTPGRRRRKLEPPKPKKAAAVEKEHVSTETGKASVPSKKGPAHPLFDAVANSWEDGPYMFILKIKELKDKSRVPDPASPPAPWSLRLQISMNGPHDYISASEWPLMLFYMVMCIMYVLLAVLWLVLSACYWRDLLRIQFWIGGVIFLGMLEKAVYYAEFQSIRYDGLSVYGAVVFAEVLSAVKRTLARVLVIIASLGYGIVKPRLGALLHRVVGVGLLYMIFSVVEGILRVNADRGSNSSSTILCDIVLAFTDSCIVWWIFVSLAQTMKLLRLRRNVVKLSLYRHFTNTLIFAVIASVIFIIWTTKTFRMSKCQSDWRELWIADAFWRFLFSIILLVIMFLWRPSANNQRYAFSPLVDEESEEEEKEPMINEAFEGMKMRGMKNETNGTAKANKVDEDLKWVEENIPSSMADVALPPLLDSDED; from the exons ATGTCGAGATCTGCGGGTCTAGGACCAGCCGTGCCGGGATTCTGGTCCTCGgtactgctgctggtgctggctGTGCTGAACGGGCCGGTTGGCGCCGTGTCTGAAAAGGGGAAATGGATTCTGGACGTCGACAAT GACATGCTGAAGAAGCAGATGTACTTCTACTTCACCAAAACTCTGTTCAACAACAGCTTCATCCATCTCAAAT TGGTGTCAGAGACCTGTGACGCATCATTCCCTGTTGAGCTGAAGGTGTCCTGGTATCTGAGAAGCTCCCACTGCTATGACGAAATCTTCAGCCTGGAC GAGACACGAGCAGCGAGTTACTTCAACTCGACAGAGGTCAGACAAGGAGGAGGCAGTGGGTTCTATGTTTACCAGGAGTACAACATCATCTGTCGACCGCCCATCGATCCCAACATG TTTGGCCTGGATCAGTTTAAGACGAAGACACGACTGACAGAGCTGCCACCGAAACAG CCGCCCACAGACAAGACTCCAGGCAGGAGGAGACGGAAGCTGGAACCTCCAAAACCAAAGAAg gctgCTGCGGTGGAGAAAGAACATGTttcaacagaaacaggaaaagccTCTGTGCCTTCTAAAAAG GGGCCTGCTCATCCTCTGTTCGACGCGGTGGCAAACAGCTGGGAGGACGGACCCTACATGTTCATCCTGAAGATCAAAGAGCTGAAAGACAAGAGTCGAGTCCCTGATCCCGCGAGCCCCCCTGCACCCTGGAGCCTGAGGC tgCAGATCAGTATGAATGGTCCTCATGACTACATATCTGCCTCTGAGTGGCCCCTGATGTTg ttCTACATGGTGATGTGCATCATGTATGTGCTGCTGGCTGTGTTGTGGTTGGTGCTGTCGGCCTGTTACTGGAGGGACCTGCTCAGGATCCAGTTCTGGATCGGAGGGGTGATCTTCCTGGGCATGTTGGAGAAAGCTGTTTACTACGCTGAGTTCCAGAGCATCAGATATGACGGCTTGTCAG TGTACGGAGCTGTGGTGTTTGCTGAGGTGCTCTCTGCGGTGAAGAGGACTCTGGCCAGGGTCTTGGTGATCATCGCCAGTCTGGGATACGGCATCGTCAA GCCCAGACTTGGTGCTTTGCTCCACAGAGTAGTCGGAGTTGGCCTGCTCTACATGATCTTCTCTGTTGTGGAGGGAATCCTACGGGTCAATGCT gaTCGAggaagcaacagcagcagtacaatTTTGTGTGACATAGTCTTGGCCTTCACTGACTCCTGTATTGTGTGGTGG ATCTTTGTGAGTCTGGCTCAGACCATGAAATTGCTGAGGCTGAGGAGGAACGTGGTGAAGCTCTCCCTCTACAGACACTTCACCAACACACTCATCTTTGCTGTAATAG CGTCGGTCATCTTCATCATTTGGACAACCAAGACCTTCAGGATGTCTAAATGTCAGTCT gactGGAGGGAGCTGTGGATAGCTGACGCCTTCTGGCGCTTCTTGTTTTCCATCATCCTATTGGTCATCATGTTCCTATGGAGACCATCGGCCAATAACCAGAG GTATGCCTTCAGTCCACTGGTGGATGAGgaaagtgaggaagaggagaaggagccCATGATAAACGAGGCGTTCG AGGGGATGAAGATGAGGGGCATGAAGAATGAGACCAACGGTACAGCCAAAGCCAACAAAGTG GACGAGGATTTGAAGTGGGTTGAAGAGAACATCCCGTCCTCCATGGCAGATGT CGCCCTGCCCCCCCTGCTGGACTCTGATGAG GACTAA
- the LOC113125614 gene encoding transmembrane protein 87A isoform X1, translating to MSRSAGLGPAVPGFWSSVLLLVLAVLNGPVGAVSEKGKWILDVDNDMLKKQMYFYFTKTLFNNSFIHLKLVSETCDASFPVELKVSWYLRSSHCYDEIFSLDETRAASYFNSTEVRQGGGSGFYVYQEYNIICRPPIDPNMFGLDQFKTKTRLTELPPKQPPTDKTPGRRRRKLEPPKPKKAAAVEKEHVSTETGKASVPSKKGPAHPLFDAVANSWEDGPYMFILKIKELKDKSRVPDPASPPAPWSLRLQISMNGPHDYISASEWPLMLFYMVMCIMYVLLAVLWLVLSACYWRDLLRIQFWIGGVIFLGMLEKAVYYAEFQSIRYDGLSVYGAVVFAEVLSAVKRTLARVLVIIASLGYGIVKPRLGALLHRVVGVGLLYMIFSVVEGILRVNADRGSNSSSTILCDIVLAFTDSCIVWWIFVSLAQTMKLLRLRRNVVKLSLYRHFTNTLIFAVIASVIFIIWTTKTFRMSKCQSDWRELWIADAFWRFLFSIILLVIMFLWRPSANNQRYAFSPLVDEESEEEEKEPMINEAFEGMKMRGMKNETNGTAKANKVDEDLKWVEENIPSSMADVALPPLLDSDEEAMTTKFEMSKME from the exons ATGTCGAGATCTGCGGGTCTAGGACCAGCCGTGCCGGGATTCTGGTCCTCGgtactgctgctggtgctggctGTGCTGAACGGGCCGGTTGGCGCCGTGTCTGAAAAGGGGAAATGGATTCTGGACGTCGACAAT GACATGCTGAAGAAGCAGATGTACTTCTACTTCACCAAAACTCTGTTCAACAACAGCTTCATCCATCTCAAAT TGGTGTCAGAGACCTGTGACGCATCATTCCCTGTTGAGCTGAAGGTGTCCTGGTATCTGAGAAGCTCCCACTGCTATGACGAAATCTTCAGCCTGGAC GAGACACGAGCAGCGAGTTACTTCAACTCGACAGAGGTCAGACAAGGAGGAGGCAGTGGGTTCTATGTTTACCAGGAGTACAACATCATCTGTCGACCGCCCATCGATCCCAACATG TTTGGCCTGGATCAGTTTAAGACGAAGACACGACTGACAGAGCTGCCACCGAAACAG CCGCCCACAGACAAGACTCCAGGCAGGAGGAGACGGAAGCTGGAACCTCCAAAACCAAAGAAg gctgCTGCGGTGGAGAAAGAACATGTttcaacagaaacaggaaaagccTCTGTGCCTTCTAAAAAG GGGCCTGCTCATCCTCTGTTCGACGCGGTGGCAAACAGCTGGGAGGACGGACCCTACATGTTCATCCTGAAGATCAAAGAGCTGAAAGACAAGAGTCGAGTCCCTGATCCCGCGAGCCCCCCTGCACCCTGGAGCCTGAGGC tgCAGATCAGTATGAATGGTCCTCATGACTACATATCTGCCTCTGAGTGGCCCCTGATGTTg ttCTACATGGTGATGTGCATCATGTATGTGCTGCTGGCTGTGTTGTGGTTGGTGCTGTCGGCCTGTTACTGGAGGGACCTGCTCAGGATCCAGTTCTGGATCGGAGGGGTGATCTTCCTGGGCATGTTGGAGAAAGCTGTTTACTACGCTGAGTTCCAGAGCATCAGATATGACGGCTTGTCAG TGTACGGAGCTGTGGTGTTTGCTGAGGTGCTCTCTGCGGTGAAGAGGACTCTGGCCAGGGTCTTGGTGATCATCGCCAGTCTGGGATACGGCATCGTCAA GCCCAGACTTGGTGCTTTGCTCCACAGAGTAGTCGGAGTTGGCCTGCTCTACATGATCTTCTCTGTTGTGGAGGGAATCCTACGGGTCAATGCT gaTCGAggaagcaacagcagcagtacaatTTTGTGTGACATAGTCTTGGCCTTCACTGACTCCTGTATTGTGTGGTGG ATCTTTGTGAGTCTGGCTCAGACCATGAAATTGCTGAGGCTGAGGAGGAACGTGGTGAAGCTCTCCCTCTACAGACACTTCACCAACACACTCATCTTTGCTGTAATAG CGTCGGTCATCTTCATCATTTGGACAACCAAGACCTTCAGGATGTCTAAATGTCAGTCT gactGGAGGGAGCTGTGGATAGCTGACGCCTTCTGGCGCTTCTTGTTTTCCATCATCCTATTGGTCATCATGTTCCTATGGAGACCATCGGCCAATAACCAGAG GTATGCCTTCAGTCCACTGGTGGATGAGgaaagtgaggaagaggagaaggagccCATGATAAACGAGGCGTTCG AGGGGATGAAGATGAGGGGCATGAAGAATGAGACCAACGGTACAGCCAAAGCCAACAAAGTG GACGAGGATTTGAAGTGGGTTGAAGAGAACATCCCGTCCTCCATGGCAGATGT CGCCCTGCCCCCCCTGCTGGACTCTGATGAG GAAGCCATGACGACGAAGTTTGAGATGTCCAAGATGGAGTGA